The following are from one region of the Sphingomonas sp. J315 genome:
- the flgG gene encoding flagellar basal-body rod protein FlgG encodes MRTLSIAGTGMLAQQTNVDVISNNIANMNTTAYKRQRAEFQDLLYQQVTRPGGSSGPDSRVPTGIQIGAGVKTGGVYRIATQGAMTQTDNRYDTAIQGRGYFAITLPSGETAYTRDGSFQLSDQGELVNADGFPVQPGITIPAEAIDVTISKTGEVQVILAGQPEPQNVGQLQLATFINEAGLEAQGGNLFLETAASGQPTIANPGEPGFGVLQQGFVEASNVNPVAEITALITAQRAYEMNSRVVKTADEMLATTSQLR; translated from the coding sequence TCTCCATCGCCGGCACGGGCATGCTCGCGCAGCAGACCAATGTCGATGTCATCTCGAACAATATCGCGAACATGAACACGACGGCGTACAAGCGCCAGCGTGCCGAGTTTCAGGACCTGCTCTATCAGCAGGTGACCCGTCCCGGTGGTTCGTCCGGTCCCGACAGCCGCGTGCCGACCGGCATCCAGATCGGCGCAGGCGTCAAGACCGGCGGCGTCTATCGCATCGCGACCCAGGGCGCGATGACCCAGACCGACAATCGCTACGACACGGCAATCCAGGGCCGTGGCTATTTCGCGATTACCCTGCCGTCGGGTGAGACCGCCTATACCCGCGATGGATCGTTCCAGCTGTCCGACCAGGGTGAACTGGTCAACGCCGACGGCTTCCCGGTTCAGCCCGGGATCACGATTCCCGCCGAGGCGATCGACGTCACCATCTCGAAGACGGGCGAGGTCCAGGTGATCCTCGCCGGCCAGCCCGAGCCGCAGAATGTCGGCCAGCTCCAGCTCGCGACCTTCATCAACGAGGCCGGGCTTGAGGCACAGGGCGGCAACCTCTTCCTCGAAACCGCAGCATCGGGCCAGCCGACCATCGCCAATCCGGGCGAGCCGGGCTTCGGCGTACTCCAGCAGGGCTTTGTCGAAGCGTCGAACGTCAATCCGGTGGCCGAAATCACCGCGCTGATCACCGCGCAACGCGCCTATGAAATGAACAGCCGCGTCGTGAAGACCGCGGACGAGATGCTGGCCACGACCAGCCAGCTGCGCTGA
- the flgA gene encoding flagellar basal body P-ring formation chaperone FlgA: MVYRIAFVALALVPVPAPAQTAAPTPAPVRVAPAQVEVAVLARAVQRGEILSADDFVYEKRSPNMGRGAIEAEAAKGLEAVRPLSPGSIVRVSDVIAPRLVRRGEPVLIAYKTGALTITTQGRALASAGAGEPVRVVATATQRTLDGFVAGNGLVRIAY, from the coding sequence ATGGTTTACCGCATCGCTTTTGTGGCACTGGCGCTGGTGCCGGTTCCGGCCCCCGCCCAGACGGCTGCGCCGACGCCCGCTCCGGTGCGCGTCGCACCCGCTCAGGTCGAGGTCGCCGTGCTTGCGCGCGCCGTGCAGCGTGGCGAGATCCTGTCCGCCGACGACTTCGTCTATGAGAAGCGCTCACCCAACATGGGCCGCGGCGCGATCGAGGCGGAGGCTGCCAAGGGCTTGGAAGCGGTGCGCCCGCTCTCGCCCGGATCGATCGTCCGGGTCAGCGACGTCATCGCCCCGCGACTGGTCCGTCGCGGCGAGCCGGTGCTGATCGCCTACAAGACCGGCGCACTCACCATCACCACCCAGGGCCGCGCCCTGGCCAGCGCGGGGGCGGGAGAACCGGTCCGCGTCGTCGCCACCGCCACCCAGCGCACGCTCGACGGTTTCGTCGCCGGCAACGGGCTGGTCCGAATCGCTTACTGA